CTAGGCACAGACTGATCAGGGACAACTAGACCACTGCTTCTGAGAGGAAATGGTACTTACTGGTACAAAgctaactttgttttttaaaaaataatggcaaatcCTTAACCATGAAAgattgaaactaaaataaaataagtgatagGTCATCCCACAGAATGGAGGGAATAGAGGGGGATGTGTGTTTCTTCACGCCTCACCTCCTCCAACAAAATGTCAGTCTTAAATTCGCTCTAATttcaagaaacaatgaaaaagaaacctCAAAGCTTCTAGACTGTGTCCTGGCTCCTGGTTCATCTGCCCTCAGCAACATCACGACACTAAAAGGAAACATTATTCTTCCATATTCCTCTCAATAATTCAATATCCATGTCCGAAATAATACTGCTCTCATACACTTGCTTTATCATTGTTTATAAACTTTCAGGGCATGAAGccagtgattttctttcttcagaaaggTAATATTGGGATGTAGtacacacctggaatcccagcacttcgggaggctaaggagggtggatcacttgaggtcaggagttcgagaccagcctggccaacatggtgaaaatctgtctctactaaaaatacaaaaaaattagccgggcatggtggcacacatctgtcatcccaggtactcgggaggctgaagcagaagaattgcttggacctgggaggcagaggttgcagtgagcccggattatgccactgcactacagcctgggtgacagcatgagactttgtctcaaaaaaaaaaaaaaaaaaaaaaaaaagataatactgCGCTGAAGGAAGAGGCAATTTTTGACCTCACACTGGAAACCACGCCCAAGCACAGGTCTGAGATTAGTATAGTCAATTCCAGGGCAGACGGTGCAGTAGACACTGACATGAGTAACAATGCCATCAAAGCCTCCCTGCCCTGCCAGGTGCTCCAGAGACATTTCTCAGCCTATAAAACAAAGGGCTGAGGGAAAAATGATGAGGCCCAGTCCACCTGTGTCACACTCTAGAGAATTATCAGTGTGATGTGCCACAGTTAGTTTTCCTCCCAAGTGGCTTTGGGAGAGCCCACTCCAAAGGTGCCTAGACCTTCTCCATCTCTATCTGCTGGTGGTAGTGCCGAGCCTGCCGCTGGCCAACATTCAGCTTGTACACAGAGCTCTTGTGCTGCCACCTGCGGTAGCCCcacaccacccccacccctgccaggaGTAGCAGCAGGCACAGGATGGTGACAATAGTGGCGATCACAGGGCCTCTGTTGAGGCCAGGACAGCTGTCCCCCACACACGACTCCAAGGTGGGATGAAGCTCCTCCCTTGAACCTGGCCCAGGGCCTTCCTGTCCCAAGAAGTCTTCAGACAGCAGGTATGGGAAGCTGTCCCGGACCTCAGGAGCAGTGGTTTCTACTGGAGGCTGAGTGGCTGCCATGCCTGTTGAGGGGATGTGGTTAGGCGTCTGCTTGACAGTGGTGGCTGCTAATATCTCCAGGGTAGAGCTGGCGAGCTCATAGGGCAGGGTGGCCATGGGGGACTCCTCTGTGGTGAATCTCCAGGGTAGAGTTGACTGGTACTTGGTCAAGTCACCGTCCCCATCGCTCTCAGTCTCAGACACATTCATGGGTCTGAGCGCCAAAGCTTCCACGTCTAGCATTTGAGATGGAAGAACTGAACTGTGGGTCATGTCCTCGCTTGGTGCGAGGGTGCTAATCCAGGGCTTTTTAACTTCCACAGGAACGGGCTGATCAGGAGTAACGGGAATGTTTTCATCCAGTCCTACCGACCCGACCCCTCTGTCcccatcttcttcctcttctgcctctgtcttcctccAAGCCCCATCTGTCACAGGGTAGCCGTCTAACCAGGACTCATCGCTGCCGTTCACCACTGGATCCCCTGCCCTGCTGTCATTCTTGCCCACAAATGGCCCCGAGGGACCATCCGTGTTGCTATAGCTCACCTTGGTTTCAGGTTCCCCTGGGACGAATTTTATACCACTGTGGTTGTCTCCAGCAGAAAACTGCTTTTTGGTGTCGTCATCTACCTCCTTTTCCAACCCAGGCTTGTGGAGAGCCTCAGCAGGAAACCAGAACTGCTTCTGGTGCAGCTGCGATCCCGGCGAGTCTGTGGGGACGCTGCTCCCAGCACCAGGCAAGCCTGTGGTCGGCACAAAGCCTTTATCCTGGGCTATGTTTTCTCTCCCCACAGAAACGGAGACCAGATGGTCCTGCTTTGGAGCCTCCTCAGAGGATTCTTCCTGACCTCTGtcctcttctgcctctgtccGGGAATCCTCCATGAGCTCTCTGAATGACACAGACCTGTCATCAGGAAAGTTATCTTCATAGTCAAtgtgtgcctcagcctcatctggaagaaaacagggaaaaaccTCGTTAGCTCCAAAGGCACAGAGCTGGTACGGAacacaggaaaaggaaataaaaagcatgagGGCTGGGACAGAATAAATAATACTGTTATTATTCATGGATGATATGTATCATAGATAAACCCAAAGAATCTACATATGAACATTACAACTAACTACAATTAACATCTCAgcttaggccgggcatggtagctcacactttggaaggcccaggcaggtggatcaattgaagccaagagttcaagatcagcctggccaacatggcaaaaccccatctctaataaaacacaaaaagatagccaggcatggtgtcatatcccagctactcaggagggtaaggcacgagaattgcttgaacccagaaggcggaggttgcagttagccaagattgcaccactgcactctagcctgggtgacaaaaacaataacaaaaccgTGTAAGCTTATTAGGGATACTAGGTCTACAGTAAATGCAAACATCaactgtttttctaaatattgtcaataaacagaaaattaaaatttaaaaggatgccatttacaataacatttaaaaaaacacataggaataaatctaacaaaagatgTGCAAAACTTCTACATGGAATGATACAAGACACTGCTGagcaaaattaaagaagacctaaatgaggccaggtgctgtggctcacgcctgtaatcccagcactttgggaggctgaggtgggtggatcatgaggtcaagagattgagatcatcctggccaacatggtgaaaccctagcttTACTGAAAATACGAGAAATAGCTGGGTCTGGTAgagcgcacctgtagtcccagctacttaggaggctgaggcaggagaatcgcttgaacctgagaggtggaggttgcagtgaaccgagattgtgccattgcacgccagtctggagatagagcaagactccgtctcaaaaaaaaaaaaaaaaaagaagaagaagaaaaagacctaAATGAATGGAGGAATAGATCATGATCATGTAGTAGAAGGCTCAGAATTGTTAAGCTGGCAATTCTGTCCAAATTATTCTGTATAGATCTAATACAATTCTAATAAAAATCTCAGATATTAACTGAATACTAAAGTTTATGGAAGTGCCATGGACCAAGAAGAGACAAAGCaatagtgaaaaaaaagaaaataaaaagctggaaGACATACACAAAacatttcaagacttactataaaactGAATTACTTTTTAAGACTGTGGTATTGGCACAAGGACAGATAATtggattacattaaaattaaggtCTTCTGTTCATTTAAACTACCACAAAGAGAGTTAAAATGCAAGGCAGAGAGTTACAGAAGATATCCGCTACACATATAACCTCcaaagggctcatatccagaatttaaaaagaactccCACAAATCTGTACTAAGTAGATAGACAAACCATAGAAAAATTGGCAAGATACTTGAACTGGCACATCACCAAAAAGATGTCAAATTAGTCATTAAACATGtggaaagatgctcaacctcactaGTAAGAGAGAAATGCTAATTACAGTCATAGTGAGATACCATTACATAGCACCAGAATGGCTGAAATTAAACAGACTGGCAACATCAAGTATTAACTAGCATGCACAGCCCTGTTAGTGGGAGTGTGAACTGTAACAACCACAATGGAAAACTGggcatttctactaaaattgaACATATGGATGCTCCATGACACAGCAATTCACTCCTAAATATATACTTCCCAGTCATATGTGCATATGGGCACCAAGAGACACGCATAATAATGTTTGTAATAAATTGTAAAAAATTGGAAGCAATCCAAATGCCCCTTAACTGCAGAAGCTACACATCAATTATGATATACTCAAACAATGCAAATCTATACATCAATACAAATGCGCCAACCACTGCTTCCcacaacaacatagatgaattgCATGGCCATAATGTTAAGCCAGTCACAACAGAGCACTCTGTGTTGATTCTATATttacataaagtttaaaaacaggcAGAATTAATCTATGGATGTTGAAATGCAGGATGGTGGTTACACTTGGGTAGGAGAGAAGTGGGTGATGACCGGGTCTGGTACAAACGGGACTTTTAGGGTGCTGGCAATGCTCTATTTCTTCACCTATTGAAGGCCTAAATATCTGTGTTTATTCTTAATAATTCATTGGTTTTTTTGCCTTatgatttgtatgtattttataattaagctcaaaatttgctttttttttgagatggagtctccctctgttgc
This is a stretch of genomic DNA from Saimiri boliviensis isolate mSaiBol1 chromosome 9, mSaiBol1.pri, whole genome shotgun sequence. It encodes these proteins:
- the SUSD5 gene encoding sushi domain-containing protein 5 isoform X1, which codes for MTAEGPRPRARWHSRLSGLWAAALLLFGLPRLSVRADGKLFVLESQNGSQGLVLEAARLSCKSRGAHLVSADELRRVVQDCSFAVCATGWLADGTLGTTMCSKGSGEQQIMRAVDVRIESNPVPGGTYSALCIKDEEKPCGDPPSFPHTILQGRTGLEMGDELLYVCAPGHITGHRETAFTLLCNSCGEWYGLVQACGKDEAEAHIDYEDNFPDDRSVSFRELMEDSRTEAEEDRGQEESSEEAPKQDHLVSVSVGRENIAQDKGFVPTTGLPGAGSSVPTDSPGSQLHQKQFWFPAEALHKPGLEKEVDDDTKKQFSAGDNHSGIKFVPGEPETKVSYSNTDGPSGPFVGKNDSRAGDPVVNGSDESWLDGYPVTDGAWRKTEAEEEEDGDRGVGSVGLDENIPVTPDQPVPVEVKKPWISTLAPSEDMTHSSVLPSQMLDVEALALRPMNVSETESDGDGDLTKYQSTLPWRFTTEESPMATLPYELASSTLEILAATTVKQTPNHIPSTGMAATQPPVETTAPEVRDSFPYLLSEDFLGQEGPGPGSREELHPTLESCVGDSCPGLNRGPVIATIVTILCLLLLLAGVGVVWGYRRWQHKSSVYKLNVGQRQARHYHQQIEMEKV
- the SUSD5 gene encoding sushi domain-containing protein 5 isoform X2, with the translated sequence MTAEGPRPRARWHSRLSGLWAAALLLFGLPRLSVRADGKLFVLESQNGSQGLVLEAARLSCKSRGAHLVSADELRRVVQDCSFAVCATGWLADGTLGTTMCSKGSGEQQIMRAVDVRIESNPVPGGTYSALCIKDEDEAEAHIDYEDNFPDDRSVSFRELMEDSRTEAEEDRGQEESSEEAPKQDHLVSVSVGRENIAQDKGFVPTTGLPGAGSSVPTDSPGSQLHQKQFWFPAEALHKPGLEKEVDDDTKKQFSAGDNHSGIKFVPGEPETKVSYSNTDGPSGPFVGKNDSRAGDPVVNGSDESWLDGYPVTDGAWRKTEAEEEEDGDRGVGSVGLDENIPVTPDQPVPVEVKKPWISTLAPSEDMTHSSVLPSQMLDVEALALRPMNVSETESDGDGDLTKYQSTLPWRFTTEESPMATLPYELASSTLEILAATTVKQTPNHIPSTGMAATQPPVETTAPEVRDSFPYLLSEDFLGQEGPGPGSREELHPTLESCVGDSCPGLNRGPVIATIVTILCLLLLLAGVGVVWGYRRWQHKSSVYKLNVGQRQARHYHQQIEMEKV